A single genomic interval of Gossypium raimondii isolate GPD5lz chromosome 11, ASM2569854v1, whole genome shotgun sequence harbors:
- the LOC105800959 gene encoding uncharacterized protein LOC105800959: MELTALNGRMARWQILLSEFDIMYVSQKVVKGSAIADFLASRALEDYESLNFNFSNEDLMYVVATEENPQMDYVWKLSFDGASNAMGNRIGAILVFPSGDHYPFASKLDFDCTNNMTEYEACIMGIRAAIECKIKVLKVCGDSALVIYQLKGKWETKDPKLISYRRMVLELMDEFDDITFCYLPRDENQMADALATLASMIRVNKLDDMRPIQMSIFETPAHCYSIEEEEKDDHPWYLNISQYVTTR; the protein is encoded by the coding sequence atggagttgACTGCTTTGAATGGAAGGATGGCTAGATGGCAGATCTTGCTTTCTGAATTCGACATAATGTATGTGAGTCAGAAGGTCGTGAAAGGGAGCGCAATAGCTGACTTTTTAGCTAGCAGAGCCTTGGAGGATTATGAGtctttgaactttaatttttcaaatgaggatttgatgtatgtggtaGCTACTGAAGAAAATCCCCAAATGGATTATGTGTGGAAGCTAAGTTTTGATGGAGCCTCAAATGCTATGGGTAACAGAATTGGGGCAATCCTAGTATTTCCAagcggagatcattatccttttgCTAGCAAACTGGATTTTGATTGTACGAACAATATgacagaatatgaagcatgcatTATGGGCATTCGTGCAGCCATCGAATGTAAAATCAAAGTACTAAAAGTGTGTGGGGATTctgcattggtgatataccaactcaagGGAAAATGGGAGACAAAAGACCCTAAACTGATTAGTTATCGAAGGATGGTTCTTGAATTGATGgacgagtttgatgacatcactttCTGTTACCTTCCGCGAGATGAGAACCAGATGGCTGATGCGTTGGCCACCCTAGCCTCTATGATCAGAGTGAACAAGTTAGATGACATGAGGCCTATTCAGATGAGTATTTTTGAAACCCCGGCTCATTGCTATAGTATtgaggaagaggaaaaagatgATCATCCCTGGTACCTGAATATATCGCAATATGTAACAACTCGTTAG